Proteins from a single region of Hypomesus transpacificus isolate Combined female chromosome 9, fHypTra1, whole genome shotgun sequence:
- the rbm39a gene encoding RNA-binding protein 39a isoform X1, giving the protein MADDFDIEAMLEAPYRKDDIKPSSPNGHEERSKKKKRSRSREKKRSRSGDRKKSHDRKRSRSRERKRSRSKERRRSRSRERGGRYRDHKTTFAGPKFNGGSRGKIGPPAAIKLSRRRSRSRSPFKKDKSPVRQPIDNLTPEERDARTVFCMQLAARIRPRDLEEFFSAVGKVRDVRMISDRNSRRSKGIAYIEFVEANSVPLAIGLSGQRLLGVPIIVQASQVMAEKNRAAAMANNLQKGNAGPMRLYVGSLHFNITEEMLRGIFEPFGRIESIQLMMDSETGRSKGYGFITFADAECAKKALEQLNGFELAGRPMKVGHVTERTDASNASSFLDSDELERTGIDLGTTGRLQLMARLAEGTGLQIPPAAQQALQMSGAIAIGAMAAVSAAMNPGMNMNMNMNMNQGMNTAMNLPSQPLATHCFQLSNMFNPQNEDTPGWDMDIQHDVIEECNKHGGVVHIYVDKNSTEGNVYVKCPTIPAAMAAVNALHGRYFAGKMITAAYVPLPTYHNLFPDSVTATQLLVPPPRR; this is encoded by the exons ATGGCAGATGATTTTGACATTGAGGCCATGCTTGAGGCTCCATACCGTAAG GATGACATCAAGCCCAGTAGTCCTAACGGACACGAGGAGCGGAGCAAGAA gaAGAAGCGTAGCCGTAGccgagagaagaagaggagccgGAGCGGCGACAGGAAGAAGAGCCACGACAGGAAGAGGAGTCGCAGCCGCGAGCGCAAGAGGAGCCGCAGCAAGGAGCGCCGTCGTTCACGCAGCCGAGAGCGCGGAGGACGCTACAGAGACCACAAGACCACCTT CGCTGGGCCAAAATTTAACGGTGGTTCCAGAGGCAAGATTGGCCCTCCAGCTGCCATCAAACTAAG TCGTAGGCGCTCAAGAAGCAGAAGCCCTTTCAAGAAGGACAAGAGTCCAGTCAG gcagCCCATAGACAACCTGAccccagaggagagagatgcaCGCACCGTGTTCTGCATGCAGCTGGCCGCCCGGATACGACCCAGAGACCTGGAGGAGTTCTTCTCAGCCGTGGGGAAA gtGCGAGACGTCCGCATGATCTCAGACAGGAACTCCCGGAGGTCAAAGGGCATCGCCTACATCGAGTTTGTGGAGGCCAACTCTGTCCCCCTGGCCATCGGCCTGTCTGGTCAGAGACTGCTGGGTGTCCCCATCATCGTCCAGGCCTCACAGGTAATG GCGGAGAAGAACCGAGCAGCCGCCATGGCCAACAACCTGCAGAAGGGCAACGCGGGGCCCATGAGGCTGTACGTGGGCTCCCTGCACTTCAACATCACAGAGGAGATGCTGAGGGGGATCTTCGAGCCCTTCGGAAGG ATAGAGAGTATCCAGCTGATGATGGACAGCGAGACGGGCCGGTCTAAAGGATATGGATTCATCACG tTTGCGGACGCCGAGTGCGCTAAGAAGGCCCTGGAGCAGCTGAATGGCTTTGAGCTGGCGGGCCGGCCCATGAAGGTGGGTCACGTGACGGAGCGCACCGACGCCTCCAACGCCAGCTCCTTCCTGGACAGCGACGAGCTGGAGCGCACCGGCATCGACCTGGGTACCACCGGGCGGCTGCAGCTCATGGCCCGCCTGGCAGAGG gtactGGTCTTCAGATCCCCCCTGCTGCTCAGCAGGCCCTCCAGATGAGTGGAGCCATCGCTATAGGAGCCATGGCTGCTGTCTCAG CTGCCATGAACCCAGGGATGAACATGAATATGAACATGAACATGAACCAGGGCATGAACACAGCCATGAATctaccctcccagcctctcgcCACACACTGCTTCCAGCTGTCCAACATGTTCAACCCACAGAA tgAGGACACCCCAGGGTGGGATATGGACATCCAGCACGACGTCATCGAGGAATGTAACAAACATGGCGGAGTCGTTCACATATACGTTGACAAGAACTCCACTGAG GGTAACGTGTATGTGAAGTGTCCCACAATTCCTGCTGCCATGGCAGCCGTCAACGCCTTACACGGGAGATACTTTGCTG GCAAGATGATAACGGCGGCCTACGTCCCCCTCCCGACCTATCACAACCTGTTTCCTGACTCTGTAACGGCCACTCAGCTCCTGGTCCCGCCCCCTCGCCGATGA
- the rbm39a gene encoding RNA-binding protein 39a isoform X5: MADDFDIEAMLEAPYRKDDIKPSSPNGHEERSKKKKRSRSREKKRSRSGDRKKSHDRKRSRSRERKRSRSKERRRSRSRERGGRYRDHKTTFRRRSRSRSPFKKDKSPVRQPIDNLTPEERDARTVFCMQLAARIRPRDLEEFFSAVGKVRDVRMISDRNSRRSKGIAYIEFVEANSVPLAIGLSGQRLLGVPIIVQASQAEKNRAAAMANNLQKGNAGPMRLYVGSLHFNITEEMLRGIFEPFGRIESIQLMMDSETGRSKGYGFITFADAECAKKALEQLNGFELAGRPMKVGHVTERTDASNASSFLDSDELERTGIDLGTTGRLQLMARLAEGTGLQIPPAAQQALQMSGAIAIGAMAAVSAAMNPGMNMNMNMNMNQGMNTAMNLPSQPLATHCFQLSNMFNPQNEDTPGWDMDIQHDVIEECNKHGGVVHIYVDKNSTEGNVYVKCPTIPAAMAAVNALHGRYFAGKMITAAYVPLPTYHNLFPDSVTATQLLVPPPRR; encoded by the exons ATGGCAGATGATTTTGACATTGAGGCCATGCTTGAGGCTCCATACCGTAAG GATGACATCAAGCCCAGTAGTCCTAACGGACACGAGGAGCGGAGCAAGAA gaAGAAGCGTAGCCGTAGccgagagaagaagaggagccgGAGCGGCGACAGGAAGAAGAGCCACGACAGGAAGAGGAGTCGCAGCCGCGAGCGCAAGAGGAGCCGCAGCAAGGAGCGCCGTCGTTCACGCAGCCGAGAGCGCGGAGGACGCTACAGAGACCACAAGACCACCTT TCGTAGGCGCTCAAGAAGCAGAAGCCCTTTCAAGAAGGACAAGAGTCCAGTCAG gcagCCCATAGACAACCTGAccccagaggagagagatgcaCGCACCGTGTTCTGCATGCAGCTGGCCGCCCGGATACGACCCAGAGACCTGGAGGAGTTCTTCTCAGCCGTGGGGAAA gtGCGAGACGTCCGCATGATCTCAGACAGGAACTCCCGGAGGTCAAAGGGCATCGCCTACATCGAGTTTGTGGAGGCCAACTCTGTCCCCCTGGCCATCGGCCTGTCTGGTCAGAGACTGCTGGGTGTCCCCATCATCGTCCAGGCCTCACAG GCGGAGAAGAACCGAGCAGCCGCCATGGCCAACAACCTGCAGAAGGGCAACGCGGGGCCCATGAGGCTGTACGTGGGCTCCCTGCACTTCAACATCACAGAGGAGATGCTGAGGGGGATCTTCGAGCCCTTCGGAAGG ATAGAGAGTATCCAGCTGATGATGGACAGCGAGACGGGCCGGTCTAAAGGATATGGATTCATCACG tTTGCGGACGCCGAGTGCGCTAAGAAGGCCCTGGAGCAGCTGAATGGCTTTGAGCTGGCGGGCCGGCCCATGAAGGTGGGTCACGTGACGGAGCGCACCGACGCCTCCAACGCCAGCTCCTTCCTGGACAGCGACGAGCTGGAGCGCACCGGCATCGACCTGGGTACCACCGGGCGGCTGCAGCTCATGGCCCGCCTGGCAGAGG gtactGGTCTTCAGATCCCCCCTGCTGCTCAGCAGGCCCTCCAGATGAGTGGAGCCATCGCTATAGGAGCCATGGCTGCTGTCTCAG CTGCCATGAACCCAGGGATGAACATGAATATGAACATGAACATGAACCAGGGCATGAACACAGCCATGAATctaccctcccagcctctcgcCACACACTGCTTCCAGCTGTCCAACATGTTCAACCCACAGAA tgAGGACACCCCAGGGTGGGATATGGACATCCAGCACGACGTCATCGAGGAATGTAACAAACATGGCGGAGTCGTTCACATATACGTTGACAAGAACTCCACTGAG GGTAACGTGTATGTGAAGTGTCCCACAATTCCTGCTGCCATGGCAGCCGTCAACGCCTTACACGGGAGATACTTTGCTG GCAAGATGATAACGGCGGCCTACGTCCCCCTCCCGACCTATCACAACCTGTTTCCTGACTCTGTAACGGCCACTCAGCTCCTGGTCCCGCCCCCTCGCCGATGA
- the rbm39a gene encoding RNA-binding protein 39a isoform X2 yields MADDFDIEAMLEAPYRKDDIKPSSPNGHEERSKKKKRSRSREKKRSRSGDRKKSHDRKRSRSRERKRSRSKERRRSRSRERGGRYRDHKTTFAGPKFNGGSRGKIGPPAAIKLSRRRSRSRSPFKKDKSPVRQPIDNLTPEERDARTVFCMQLAARIRPRDLEEFFSAVGKVRDVRMISDRNSRRSKGIAYIEFVEANSVPLAIGLSGQRLLGVPIIVQASQAEKNRAAAMANNLQKGNAGPMRLYVGSLHFNITEEMLRGIFEPFGRIESIQLMMDSETGRSKGYGFITFADAECAKKALEQLNGFELAGRPMKVGHVTERTDASNASSFLDSDELERTGIDLGTTGRLQLMARLAEGTGLQIPPAAQQALQMSGAIAIGAMAAVSAAMNPGMNMNMNMNMNQGMNTAMNLPSQPLATHCFQLSNMFNPQNEDTPGWDMDIQHDVIEECNKHGGVVHIYVDKNSTEGNVYVKCPTIPAAMAAVNALHGRYFAGKMITAAYVPLPTYHNLFPDSVTATQLLVPPPRR; encoded by the exons ATGGCAGATGATTTTGACATTGAGGCCATGCTTGAGGCTCCATACCGTAAG GATGACATCAAGCCCAGTAGTCCTAACGGACACGAGGAGCGGAGCAAGAA gaAGAAGCGTAGCCGTAGccgagagaagaagaggagccgGAGCGGCGACAGGAAGAAGAGCCACGACAGGAAGAGGAGTCGCAGCCGCGAGCGCAAGAGGAGCCGCAGCAAGGAGCGCCGTCGTTCACGCAGCCGAGAGCGCGGAGGACGCTACAGAGACCACAAGACCACCTT CGCTGGGCCAAAATTTAACGGTGGTTCCAGAGGCAAGATTGGCCCTCCAGCTGCCATCAAACTAAG TCGTAGGCGCTCAAGAAGCAGAAGCCCTTTCAAGAAGGACAAGAGTCCAGTCAG gcagCCCATAGACAACCTGAccccagaggagagagatgcaCGCACCGTGTTCTGCATGCAGCTGGCCGCCCGGATACGACCCAGAGACCTGGAGGAGTTCTTCTCAGCCGTGGGGAAA gtGCGAGACGTCCGCATGATCTCAGACAGGAACTCCCGGAGGTCAAAGGGCATCGCCTACATCGAGTTTGTGGAGGCCAACTCTGTCCCCCTGGCCATCGGCCTGTCTGGTCAGAGACTGCTGGGTGTCCCCATCATCGTCCAGGCCTCACAG GCGGAGAAGAACCGAGCAGCCGCCATGGCCAACAACCTGCAGAAGGGCAACGCGGGGCCCATGAGGCTGTACGTGGGCTCCCTGCACTTCAACATCACAGAGGAGATGCTGAGGGGGATCTTCGAGCCCTTCGGAAGG ATAGAGAGTATCCAGCTGATGATGGACAGCGAGACGGGCCGGTCTAAAGGATATGGATTCATCACG tTTGCGGACGCCGAGTGCGCTAAGAAGGCCCTGGAGCAGCTGAATGGCTTTGAGCTGGCGGGCCGGCCCATGAAGGTGGGTCACGTGACGGAGCGCACCGACGCCTCCAACGCCAGCTCCTTCCTGGACAGCGACGAGCTGGAGCGCACCGGCATCGACCTGGGTACCACCGGGCGGCTGCAGCTCATGGCCCGCCTGGCAGAGG gtactGGTCTTCAGATCCCCCCTGCTGCTCAGCAGGCCCTCCAGATGAGTGGAGCCATCGCTATAGGAGCCATGGCTGCTGTCTCAG CTGCCATGAACCCAGGGATGAACATGAATATGAACATGAACATGAACCAGGGCATGAACACAGCCATGAATctaccctcccagcctctcgcCACACACTGCTTCCAGCTGTCCAACATGTTCAACCCACAGAA tgAGGACACCCCAGGGTGGGATATGGACATCCAGCACGACGTCATCGAGGAATGTAACAAACATGGCGGAGTCGTTCACATATACGTTGACAAGAACTCCACTGAG GGTAACGTGTATGTGAAGTGTCCCACAATTCCTGCTGCCATGGCAGCCGTCAACGCCTTACACGGGAGATACTTTGCTG GCAAGATGATAACGGCGGCCTACGTCCCCCTCCCGACCTATCACAACCTGTTTCCTGACTCTGTAACGGCCACTCAGCTCCTGGTCCCGCCCCCTCGCCGATGA
- the rbm39a gene encoding RNA-binding protein 39a isoform X4, which translates to MADDFDIEAMLEAPYRKDDIKPSSPNGHEERSKKKKRSRSREKKRSRSGDRKKSHDRKRSRSRERKRSRSKERRRSRSRERGGRYRDHKTTFRRRSRSRSPFKKDKSPVRQPIDNLTPEERDARTVFCMQLAARIRPRDLEEFFSAVGKVRDVRMISDRNSRRSKGIAYIEFVEANSVPLAIGLSGQRLLGVPIIVQASQVMAEKNRAAAMANNLQKGNAGPMRLYVGSLHFNITEEMLRGIFEPFGRIESIQLMMDSETGRSKGYGFITFADAECAKKALEQLNGFELAGRPMKVGHVTERTDASNASSFLDSDELERTGIDLGTTGRLQLMARLAEGTGLQIPPAAQQALQMSGAIAIGAMAAVSAAMNPGMNMNMNMNMNQGMNTAMNLPSQPLATHCFQLSNMFNPQNEDTPGWDMDIQHDVIEECNKHGGVVHIYVDKNSTEGNVYVKCPTIPAAMAAVNALHGRYFAGKMITAAYVPLPTYHNLFPDSVTATQLLVPPPRR; encoded by the exons ATGGCAGATGATTTTGACATTGAGGCCATGCTTGAGGCTCCATACCGTAAG GATGACATCAAGCCCAGTAGTCCTAACGGACACGAGGAGCGGAGCAAGAA gaAGAAGCGTAGCCGTAGccgagagaagaagaggagccgGAGCGGCGACAGGAAGAAGAGCCACGACAGGAAGAGGAGTCGCAGCCGCGAGCGCAAGAGGAGCCGCAGCAAGGAGCGCCGTCGTTCACGCAGCCGAGAGCGCGGAGGACGCTACAGAGACCACAAGACCACCTT TCGTAGGCGCTCAAGAAGCAGAAGCCCTTTCAAGAAGGACAAGAGTCCAGTCAG gcagCCCATAGACAACCTGAccccagaggagagagatgcaCGCACCGTGTTCTGCATGCAGCTGGCCGCCCGGATACGACCCAGAGACCTGGAGGAGTTCTTCTCAGCCGTGGGGAAA gtGCGAGACGTCCGCATGATCTCAGACAGGAACTCCCGGAGGTCAAAGGGCATCGCCTACATCGAGTTTGTGGAGGCCAACTCTGTCCCCCTGGCCATCGGCCTGTCTGGTCAGAGACTGCTGGGTGTCCCCATCATCGTCCAGGCCTCACAGGTAATG GCGGAGAAGAACCGAGCAGCCGCCATGGCCAACAACCTGCAGAAGGGCAACGCGGGGCCCATGAGGCTGTACGTGGGCTCCCTGCACTTCAACATCACAGAGGAGATGCTGAGGGGGATCTTCGAGCCCTTCGGAAGG ATAGAGAGTATCCAGCTGATGATGGACAGCGAGACGGGCCGGTCTAAAGGATATGGATTCATCACG tTTGCGGACGCCGAGTGCGCTAAGAAGGCCCTGGAGCAGCTGAATGGCTTTGAGCTGGCGGGCCGGCCCATGAAGGTGGGTCACGTGACGGAGCGCACCGACGCCTCCAACGCCAGCTCCTTCCTGGACAGCGACGAGCTGGAGCGCACCGGCATCGACCTGGGTACCACCGGGCGGCTGCAGCTCATGGCCCGCCTGGCAGAGG gtactGGTCTTCAGATCCCCCCTGCTGCTCAGCAGGCCCTCCAGATGAGTGGAGCCATCGCTATAGGAGCCATGGCTGCTGTCTCAG CTGCCATGAACCCAGGGATGAACATGAATATGAACATGAACATGAACCAGGGCATGAACACAGCCATGAATctaccctcccagcctctcgcCACACACTGCTTCCAGCTGTCCAACATGTTCAACCCACAGAA tgAGGACACCCCAGGGTGGGATATGGACATCCAGCACGACGTCATCGAGGAATGTAACAAACATGGCGGAGTCGTTCACATATACGTTGACAAGAACTCCACTGAG GGTAACGTGTATGTGAAGTGTCCCACAATTCCTGCTGCCATGGCAGCCGTCAACGCCTTACACGGGAGATACTTTGCTG GCAAGATGATAACGGCGGCCTACGTCCCCCTCCCGACCTATCACAACCTGTTTCCTGACTCTGTAACGGCCACTCAGCTCCTGGTCCCGCCCCCTCGCCGATGA
- the rbm39a gene encoding RNA-binding protein 39a isoform X3 produces MKDDIKPSSPNGHEERSKKKKRSRSREKKRSRSGDRKKSHDRKRSRSRERKRSRSKERRRSRSRERGGRYRDHKTTFAGPKFNGGSRGKIGPPAAIKLSRRRSRSRSPFKKDKSPVRQPIDNLTPEERDARTVFCMQLAARIRPRDLEEFFSAVGKVRDVRMISDRNSRRSKGIAYIEFVEANSVPLAIGLSGQRLLGVPIIVQASQVMAEKNRAAAMANNLQKGNAGPMRLYVGSLHFNITEEMLRGIFEPFGRIESIQLMMDSETGRSKGYGFITFADAECAKKALEQLNGFELAGRPMKVGHVTERTDASNASSFLDSDELERTGIDLGTTGRLQLMARLAEGTGLQIPPAAQQALQMSGAIAIGAMAAVSAAMNPGMNMNMNMNMNQGMNTAMNLPSQPLATHCFQLSNMFNPQNEDTPGWDMDIQHDVIEECNKHGGVVHIYVDKNSTEGNVYVKCPTIPAAMAAVNALHGRYFAGKMITAAYVPLPTYHNLFPDSVTATQLLVPPPRR; encoded by the exons ATGAAG GATGACATCAAGCCCAGTAGTCCTAACGGACACGAGGAGCGGAGCAAGAA gaAGAAGCGTAGCCGTAGccgagagaagaagaggagccgGAGCGGCGACAGGAAGAAGAGCCACGACAGGAAGAGGAGTCGCAGCCGCGAGCGCAAGAGGAGCCGCAGCAAGGAGCGCCGTCGTTCACGCAGCCGAGAGCGCGGAGGACGCTACAGAGACCACAAGACCACCTT CGCTGGGCCAAAATTTAACGGTGGTTCCAGAGGCAAGATTGGCCCTCCAGCTGCCATCAAACTAAG TCGTAGGCGCTCAAGAAGCAGAAGCCCTTTCAAGAAGGACAAGAGTCCAGTCAG gcagCCCATAGACAACCTGAccccagaggagagagatgcaCGCACCGTGTTCTGCATGCAGCTGGCCGCCCGGATACGACCCAGAGACCTGGAGGAGTTCTTCTCAGCCGTGGGGAAA gtGCGAGACGTCCGCATGATCTCAGACAGGAACTCCCGGAGGTCAAAGGGCATCGCCTACATCGAGTTTGTGGAGGCCAACTCTGTCCCCCTGGCCATCGGCCTGTCTGGTCAGAGACTGCTGGGTGTCCCCATCATCGTCCAGGCCTCACAGGTAATG GCGGAGAAGAACCGAGCAGCCGCCATGGCCAACAACCTGCAGAAGGGCAACGCGGGGCCCATGAGGCTGTACGTGGGCTCCCTGCACTTCAACATCACAGAGGAGATGCTGAGGGGGATCTTCGAGCCCTTCGGAAGG ATAGAGAGTATCCAGCTGATGATGGACAGCGAGACGGGCCGGTCTAAAGGATATGGATTCATCACG tTTGCGGACGCCGAGTGCGCTAAGAAGGCCCTGGAGCAGCTGAATGGCTTTGAGCTGGCGGGCCGGCCCATGAAGGTGGGTCACGTGACGGAGCGCACCGACGCCTCCAACGCCAGCTCCTTCCTGGACAGCGACGAGCTGGAGCGCACCGGCATCGACCTGGGTACCACCGGGCGGCTGCAGCTCATGGCCCGCCTGGCAGAGG gtactGGTCTTCAGATCCCCCCTGCTGCTCAGCAGGCCCTCCAGATGAGTGGAGCCATCGCTATAGGAGCCATGGCTGCTGTCTCAG CTGCCATGAACCCAGGGATGAACATGAATATGAACATGAACATGAACCAGGGCATGAACACAGCCATGAATctaccctcccagcctctcgcCACACACTGCTTCCAGCTGTCCAACATGTTCAACCCACAGAA tgAGGACACCCCAGGGTGGGATATGGACATCCAGCACGACGTCATCGAGGAATGTAACAAACATGGCGGAGTCGTTCACATATACGTTGACAAGAACTCCACTGAG GGTAACGTGTATGTGAAGTGTCCCACAATTCCTGCTGCCATGGCAGCCGTCAACGCCTTACACGGGAGATACTTTGCTG GCAAGATGATAACGGCGGCCTACGTCCCCCTCCCGACCTATCACAACCTGTTTCCTGACTCTGTAACGGCCACTCAGCTCCTGGTCCCGCCCCCTCGCCGATGA
- the rbm39a gene encoding RNA-binding protein 39a isoform X6, whose protein sequence is MQLAARIRPRDLEEFFSAVGKVRDVRMISDRNSRRSKGIAYIEFVEANSVPLAIGLSGQRLLGVPIIVQASQVMAEKNRAAAMANNLQKGNAGPMRLYVGSLHFNITEEMLRGIFEPFGRIESIQLMMDSETGRSKGYGFITFADAECAKKALEQLNGFELAGRPMKVGHVTERTDASNASSFLDSDELERTGIDLGTTGRLQLMARLAEGTGLQIPPAAQQALQMSGAIAIGAMAAVSAAMNPGMNMNMNMNMNQGMNTAMNLPSQPLATHCFQLSNMFNPQNEDTPGWDMDIQHDVIEECNKHGGVVHIYVDKNSTEGNVYVKCPTIPAAMAAVNALHGRYFAGKMITAAYVPLPTYHNLFPDSVTATQLLVPPPRR, encoded by the exons ATGCAGCTGGCCGCCCGGATACGACCCAGAGACCTGGAGGAGTTCTTCTCAGCCGTGGGGAAA gtGCGAGACGTCCGCATGATCTCAGACAGGAACTCCCGGAGGTCAAAGGGCATCGCCTACATCGAGTTTGTGGAGGCCAACTCTGTCCCCCTGGCCATCGGCCTGTCTGGTCAGAGACTGCTGGGTGTCCCCATCATCGTCCAGGCCTCACAGGTAATG GCGGAGAAGAACCGAGCAGCCGCCATGGCCAACAACCTGCAGAAGGGCAACGCGGGGCCCATGAGGCTGTACGTGGGCTCCCTGCACTTCAACATCACAGAGGAGATGCTGAGGGGGATCTTCGAGCCCTTCGGAAGG ATAGAGAGTATCCAGCTGATGATGGACAGCGAGACGGGCCGGTCTAAAGGATATGGATTCATCACG tTTGCGGACGCCGAGTGCGCTAAGAAGGCCCTGGAGCAGCTGAATGGCTTTGAGCTGGCGGGCCGGCCCATGAAGGTGGGTCACGTGACGGAGCGCACCGACGCCTCCAACGCCAGCTCCTTCCTGGACAGCGACGAGCTGGAGCGCACCGGCATCGACCTGGGTACCACCGGGCGGCTGCAGCTCATGGCCCGCCTGGCAGAGG gtactGGTCTTCAGATCCCCCCTGCTGCTCAGCAGGCCCTCCAGATGAGTGGAGCCATCGCTATAGGAGCCATGGCTGCTGTCTCAG CTGCCATGAACCCAGGGATGAACATGAATATGAACATGAACATGAACCAGGGCATGAACACAGCCATGAATctaccctcccagcctctcgcCACACACTGCTTCCAGCTGTCCAACATGTTCAACCCACAGAA tgAGGACACCCCAGGGTGGGATATGGACATCCAGCACGACGTCATCGAGGAATGTAACAAACATGGCGGAGTCGTTCACATATACGTTGACAAGAACTCCACTGAG GGTAACGTGTATGTGAAGTGTCCCACAATTCCTGCTGCCATGGCAGCCGTCAACGCCTTACACGGGAGATACTTTGCTG GCAAGATGATAACGGCGGCCTACGTCCCCCTCCCGACCTATCACAACCTGTTTCCTGACTCTGTAACGGCCACTCAGCTCCTGGTCCCGCCCCCTCGCCGATGA
- the si:ch211-15p9.2 gene encoding pyruvate dehydrogenase [acetyl-transferring]-phosphatase 1, mitochondrial, with amino-acid sequence MPRWVMLHWTKSPLKITRARSLSQGCPGLCPRPYHSSASLTHLRKLHYPACLGGKRTYRTDYQASQITPPKINNLLKANEYSYKVSGNSYDARSPANWASGFDSNVLPSNSPMEDRRSAATCLQSRGVLLGVFDGHAGSACAQAVSERLFYYIAVALLPLQTLLDMEEAVENERPVFPMLQWHKHPNDHVSTDAGKLYFSSLRTYWQERIDLEMHEEEQERDVPKALVKAFRRLDNDISLEAQVDHREEGDPFSLFTPLRVALSGCTACVAYLDGPMLHVANLGDSRAVLGVQEDDGSWNALTITNDHNANNPDELHRVLSEHPAQERRTAVKHDRLLGLLMPFRAFGDVKFKWSGEMVSRIHETRPEIQSLASEFSKTLPPNYHTPPYLTAEPEVTRHRLRPRDKFLVLATDGLWELMHRQTVVQVIGEHLAGLRWQQPVSSSASSSTTLGQMQRLLLERRSRALWALEDDNTATHVIRHALGGDGYGGVDPRRLAKMLSLPQDLSRMYRDDVTVTVIHLNSPDS; translated from the coding sequence ATGCCACGCTGGGTGATGCTGCACTGGACCAAGTCTCCACTGAAGATAACCAGGGCTAGATCCCTCTCTCAGGGCTGCCCTGGCCTCTGCCCCAGACCCTACCATTCCTCggcctcactcactcacttgaGAAAACTACACTACCCAGCATGCCTCGGTGGAAAGAGGACGTACAGGACTGACTACCAGGCCAGCCAGATCACCCCTCCCAAAATCAACAACCTTCTGAAAGCCAACGAGTACAGCTACAAGGTCAGCGGGAACAGCTACGACGCCCGCAGCCCGGCCAACTGGGCGTCGGGGTTCGACAGCAACGTCCTGCCCTCCAACTCCCCCATGGAGGACCGGCGCAGCGCCGCCACCTGCCTGCAGAGCAGGGGAGTGCTGCTGGGGGTGTTCGACGGCCACGCGGGCTCCGCCTGCGCCCAGGCGGTCAGCGAGAGGCTGTTCTACTACATCGCCGTGGCGCTGCTGCCCCTGCAGACCCTgctggacatggaggaggcGGTGGAGAACGAGAGGCCCGTCTTCCCCATGCTGCAGTGGCACAAGCACCCCAACGACCACGTGAGCACGGACGCGGGGAAGCTGTACTTCAGCAGCCTGAGGACCTACTGGCAGGAGAGGATCGACCTGGAGATGcacgaggaggagcaggagagggacgTGCCAAAAGCCCTGGTCAAGGCCTTCCGCAGGCTGGATAACGACATCTCCCTGGAGGCCCAGGTGGAccacagggaggaaggggaccccttctctctcttcaccccgcTGAGGGTGGCCCTGTCGGGCTGCACGGCCTGCGTGGCCTACCTGGATGGCCCCATGCTCCACGTGGCCAACCTGGGGGACAGCAGGGCGGTGCTGGGCGTGCAGGAGGACGACGGCAGCTGGAACGCTCTCACCATCACCAACGACCACAACGCCAACAACCCGGACGAGCTCCACAGGGTGCTGTCTGAGCACCCCGCCCAGGAGAGGCGCACCGCGGTGAAACACGACCGCCTACTGGGGCTGCTCATGCCCTTCCGGGCCTTCGGAGACGTCAAGTTCAAGTGGAGCGGGGAGATGGTCAGCCGGATCCACGAGACCCGTCCGGAGATCCAGTCCCTGGCCAGCGAGTTCTCCAAGACCCTGCCCCCCAACTACCACACGCCCCCGTACCTGACGGCTGAGCCGGAGGTGACCCGACACCGGCTGAGGCCCAGGGACAAGTTCCTGGTCCTGGCCACCGACGGGCTGTGGGAGCTGATGCACCGGCAGACGGTGGTGCAGGTGATCGGGGAGCACCTGGCGGGGCTGCGCTGGCAGCAGCCGGTGTCTAGCTCCgcctcttcctccaccaccctggGGCAGATGCAGCGCCTcctgctggagaggaggagccggGCACTGTGGGCCCTAGAGGACGACAACACGGCCACGCACGTGATCCGCCACGCGCTGGGGGGCGACGGGTACGGAGGGGTGGACCCTCGCCGCCTGGCCAAGATGCTCAGCCTGCCGCAGGACCTGAGCCGGATGTACCGGGACGACGTGACCGTCACCGTCATCCACCTCAACAGCCCCGACAGCTAG